A stretch of Henckelia pumila isolate YLH828 chromosome 4, ASM3356847v2, whole genome shotgun sequence DNA encodes these proteins:
- the LOC140863190 gene encoding uncharacterized protein isoform X2 has translation MMGSHTIITASSGLTSRRFLSLFVMVFGLMLLIVYSTSPLLLREHPSTTIMIDARTSMALTRFIMDRGGLHRVGYKNVIDKGMQLYKDGIEAHLMMETSGHGALKENHFLDDGAYMIVNIIIEMVR, from the exons ATGATGGGTAGCCACACTATTATTACGGCGAGTTCCGGACTGACGTCACGCCGTTTTTTGTCGTTGTTTGTAATG GTGTTTGGTTTAATGCTTCTCATAGTGTACTCGACATCTCCATTGCTGCTTAGAG AGCACCCGAGCACGACTATCATGATCGATGCACGTACAAGCATGGCCTTGACAAGGTTTATCATGGACAGAGGAGGGCTGCATAGAGTTGGCTACAAGAATGTGATTGATAAGGGCATGCAGCTTTATAAGGATGGAATTGAGGCTCATCTTATGATGGAAACTTCAGGCCATGGTGCCCTCAAAGAGAATCATTTTCTTGATGATG GTGCTTATATGATCGTAAATATCATCATTGAAATGGTAAGATGA
- the LOC140867131 gene encoding uncharacterized protein, whose protein sequence is MTQKGNLFKGLKKSKSIPANRHGKPPTTRKGKRVVKPSKLTKQMDADKELSKFINHCNEVKAASFAAKDGGNLSIVKSQTDSTTSAKK, encoded by the exons ATGACGCAAAAGGGGAATCTGTTCAAAGGGCTGAAGAAGAGTAAATCGATTCCTGCCAATCGCCATGGAAAACCGCCTACGACTAGAAAAG GTAAGAGAGTGGTGAAGCCCTCCAAGTTGACCAAACAGATGGACGCTGATAAG GAGCTGAGCAAGTTTATAAATCACTGCAATGAGGTCAAAGCAGCTTCTTTTGCCGCCAAAGATGGTGGTAACTTAAGTATCGTTAAATCACAGACAGATTCCACAACCAGTGCCAAGAAATAG
- the LOC140863190 gene encoding uncharacterized protein isoform X1: MKLKGSNEGIGSLIKDLEEPLESVELRINIVTEPRYAKAKSSKVIEAFRNYIEEGRLEGYELDSFWVSEGCLEESNDAPFPIDAYMYRPKFRIPEEKNGWIHHRQSIQNPNIAVNLHSTTPAVASP, from the exons ATGAAGCttaaaggatcaaatgaaggcATTGGGAGTCTAATAAAAGATTTGGAAGAGCCACTGGAATCAGTGGAGTTGAGAATAAATATTGTTACAGAGCCTAGATACGCCAAGGCCAAAAGCTCTAAGGTCATTGAGGCATTCAGGAACTACATTGAG GAAGGAAGGTTAGAGGGTTATGAACTCGATTCTTTTTGGGTGAGTGAAGGGTGCCTCGAGGAATCCAACGACGCTCCGTTTCCTATCGATGCCTATATGTACAG GCCAAAGTTTCGGATTCCGGAGGAGAAGAATGGCTGGATACACCATCGACAAAGCATTCAAAACCCGAATATAGCTGTTAATTTGCATTCCACGACCCCGGCGGTTGCCAGTCCATGA
- the LOC140863190 gene encoding uncharacterized protein isoform X3, with the protein MKLKGSNEGIGSLIKDLEEPLESVELRINIVTEPRYAKAKSSKVIEAFRNYIEGASRNPTTLRFLSMPICTGQSFGFRRRRMAGYTIDKAFKTRI; encoded by the exons ATGAAGCttaaaggatcaaatgaaggcATTGGGAGTCTAATAAAAGATTTGGAAGAGCCACTGGAATCAGTGGAGTTGAGAATAAATATTGTTACAGAGCCTAGATACGCCAAGGCCAAAAGCTCTAAGGTCATTGAGGCATTCAGGAACTACATTGAG GGTGCCTCGAGGAATCCAACGACGCTCCGTTTCCTATCGATGCCTATATGTACAG GCCAAAGTTTCGGATTCCGGAGGAGAAGAATGGCTGGATACACCATCGACAAAGCATTCAAAACCCGAATATAG